ATGTCATCCGAtcgttcctcttcttctcttccaggAATTTCggtcctcctctctctcctctctctttctctgtctgGTGAAATTTATGAGGGAAATGTACAGCCATTTCCCCCATTGTTAAGCCTGCTCAACCCACCTCAAGAACAAGGGTGGGTGGTGTTTGTCTTCCCCGACGAACCCTCAAGAAACAGCCAACTTCGATCGCACCTTAAAGGTATACAATTCCTTGCTTACAtgggaaatatatttttttttgaaaaaagaaaaagaaaaaagaatatcaagGTAGAGAAAAGCTTTCATCAGTTTTCAGATTTCCCGTTATATCTTATGTATCTTGATGATTTCAGTTTGACCCCCACATCAAAAAGATTCAGTGGTTTTTAGCGCTCTTTTGCAGGGAGATTCTTGGGAAGCGTGTGAGgaagggtagagagagagagagagagaaagagagaatgtcGTCGTCCCCAACAACACCACCTTCCTCTAGAACATCTTTCATGGAGACCTTGTTGGGTCTCCTCAGAATTCGCGTAAAGAGGGGTATTAATCTCGCCGTTCGAGATGTTCGCACCAGCGACCCTTACATCGTCATCAAGATGAGTAAACAGGTGCTGTCATCGTTGtgtttccctcttcttttcttaatCTCACGTTTTGAATTGCATTCCATTGCAACGCCAATTATGTTCGAGCGAATAAGGTAGTATCATCGTTAACCTGTTGTAAATTAACATGTCAGAAAGTAATTTTGTTCGGTGTGATAGGTTAAGAAAGATGAGAATTTGTATGGGAATGCATGGCCTGAATGCGAAGCAGAAGGCTTGTGATTTGAGTAGTTCGCTTCATTTTGTGCGAATGCATTCATTCTTTTGTTATCGATGACCTCTATTTATCTGGACTGAAGGAAAATGTTCCCATGCAGAAACTGAAAACTCGAGTAATCAAGAAGGATGTTAATCCAGAGTGGAATGAAGATCTCACGCTCTCTGTTTCAGATCCTGATATTCCTATCAAACTGGTAAGACCCAAGGCTAGTGGCTTCAAATTACATTGCACGAGACCGGTTTTCTCAGCATTTCAAAGGTTTTGATAACTTGCATATGTTGCCTTTTGTTGATTTATTGTTTAAAAGACATGAACTCATGgttgtttaaacttttaattacCAATGAAATGTGGCTGGGAACAGATAGAGTAGTCAATTTGCCTTTCCCTTTTTGGATATGTTGCTCTTATTCACATGAGACTCGATGTGATCAGGTTTTTGACACGATATGAGGACACCTGCGAACAGCTATGGACAAACACATCTGCATTATTTCTTATCTGAATACTCCAGGGGCACGAGCATAGAGGCCTGGTCATCTGCATCTTTTTACGCATGCTTCTCCATTTTGTTATATAATGTTGATAAGAGCAAACACATATGATGAAAGAATCCGTATGAATCTTCACTAGATGATCAGTTTGGTTTGCACCGCAGTCTTAAGAGATAGAACCAAGTTGTTCTGACAAATGAAATATGCAACTTCAAGAAACATGTTGATGCCATCAAAAGAACCTCATCGGACAGCATAACTTTTGATACATCCTTgcgtctttctttttctatgtttGAGAATTAGGCATTTGCTGTGCTCTTCTTTTAATGTTGTAATGATGAATATCTACTAGTCAGGTTCGCATGAAACGCCGTAAGAACAATACCTTGTGGGTCAAATAATCTTGTAATGCTACCAAAAATCTGTTACCTCCTTGACCCCCGTTGCAGTTCTTAAAGATCCATACTTTCTTCCTCGCTTTGAAAGTTGACGGAAGTTGAACAACAGGATTCGATGCGTTGAGCTGCATAAGAGTGGTCTGCAGGACATGTTGGAGTCTATGTCGGTTATGGCCTAATCCATCTCTCATTTTTCTGCCTGATTTTTCAGACGGTTTACGATCACGACACGTTCAGCAAGGACGACAAAATGGGGGATGCGGAGTTTGACATCAAAGCATTCATAGATGCCCTGAGGATGGATTTGCAAGGTCTCCCGAGCGGCACCATAATATCCAGAGTACAGCCGGGTAGGACTAACTGCCTCTCCGAAGAGAGCAGCATCGTATGGAGCGAAGGAAGGATCGTCCAGGACATGTGTCTCAGACTTAAAAACGTCGAATGCGGAGAGGTGGAAATCCAGTTGCAGTGGATCGACCTTCCCGGTGCCCGGGGTCTATAGAGAGATTCTTGACGGACATACTATTTTGAGGTGAGGTTCAAGCGTTGGACCGCCCCGCGTCCACTTGTAATTGGATCTCAACGATAAATTATTTTGCAGTAACTCATAGAAAGGCCAAAAAAGGGCAGCCCTTGTATGTACTTGATTTTGTAACCCGCATCTGCATAATAGCAGGAACGAGAATCACTTATCAGAAAATAgcgaaaatgaaaattcgaacaCCTTTTGCTTCTCCGTCCAAACACAGCGTCCGTCTTTCCATCATTTGCCGGACAAGGAAGAGTTTGCCATTAGGTTCTGCTTTTCTGTTTTATTCAAGGGATGAACTTTGAACATTTATTTGGTCCGAATGTGCCATCGAGACGCTATTAGAACCTTGTGACCCAGTAAGGGGGCTCAGACGGATCTTCGGttatgaaaaaaacaaaaagctttGAACATTTATGACAAGGTTAACACCCCTTTTCTTTTACTGGTGGTAAAGGAACGAGATCGATATTTCGCACGATTCCCTGCTTGCATTGTCTGTGTTCTCGCGGCATTCCATCTAGTCATGTGATCACATATCAGACATTGAATCTCGGGTGCCGATGAATGactcatctctctccctctctcccgtcGCAAATTCTCAACTTATTCACTTCTATCTCTCATCAAGAACTATTCACTTCTATCTCTCATCAAGAACTCTCCATCTCTTGCTCCCTCAATTCATCGTGCTCATCACGGCCCCAATCACCGGAGTTGCCATCTAAAATCACGCTCTAAAGTCGCCGCAGCTTATATGACCATTTATTCTTAAAGCTAATGATCCTAAACTGGTTTTATATGGAGAAGCTCCCGAAAATCGCCGTAGCTTTtggacaaaggaaagaaaaaggagggagaACTCTACATGCCTTGTCTCCTTAGCTTTACTATTAAGAAACTCCAACCTTTCAACAGCAACACGTGTGCATGGCCGGAATGAAAAGACAATAGCACGTGTGAGGAACAAAATATTGGCTGTCCTCAGCCCACATTCGTCCTCGTGCTTTGACAACAAAGGGCCCTTTTCCCCCTAACGTAATAGGGTTGGTTACATGAATTCTCGTATTACATCAGGCTTTGTTTATGTTGGCTTCCACGCATGCGCTACGCAGGCAATTACTTTTATGCACTTTTGTATGAAATATAGCCTTCTTAATTTCACATCTGGAACTACCTTTTACACTTTGGATTGTAGAAGTGGTACAGTAAACATCCATACAATCATTTGTTAAGAATAGTCTGACTCAAAATGACACATTTACTttgttttgatcaatttttatgtaatacaa
The sequence above is drawn from the Eucalyptus grandis isolate ANBG69807.140 chromosome 11, ASM1654582v1, whole genome shotgun sequence genome and encodes:
- the LOC104425837 gene encoding protein C2-DOMAIN ABA-RELATED 4, which produces MSSSPTTPPSSRTSFMETLLGLLRIRVKRGINLAVRDVRTSDPYIVIKMSKQKLKTRVIKKDVNPEWNEDLTLSVSDPDIPIKLTVYDHDTFSKDDKMGDAEFDIKAFIDALRMDLQGLPSGTIISRVQPGRTNCLSEESSIVWSEGRIVQDMCLRLKNVECGEVEIQLQWIDLPGARGL